The following are from one region of the Microbacterium paraoxydans genome:
- a CDS encoding sugar nucleotide-binding protein, whose protein sequence is MTAFGKALTITETPIPGLLLVDLPVHGDTRGWFKENWQREKMVAAGLPDFGPVQNNISFNDAIGTTRGIHAEPWDKWVSVATGRIFGAWVDLRAGETFGRVFTTEIDPSRAILVPRGVGNSYQTLEADTAYTYLVNDHWSPDAAYSFLNLADETAAIAWPIPLDRVEISPKDRAHPRLAEVTPIGPRKILVVGASGQLGLALRRSFGDADHVEYTTRETLDLRDPGLTGARRWRDYGAIINAAAYTAVDRAETEGGRAEAWAANVTGVSALARVATENGLTLVHVSSDYVFDGTKDEPYTETDGVRPLGVYGQTKAAGDAIVATVPRHYILRTSWVIGDGHNFVRTMASLAGRGVAPRVVGDQIGRLTFTTDLAEAIRHLLDVSAPFGLYNVTGGGEPRSWADIARAVYRLTGHDPAAVTSVTTEEYFADQAGPIAPRPRNSVLDLARITATAWTPRDADAALADYLSADA, encoded by the coding sequence TCACGGAGACGCCGATCCCCGGCCTGCTCCTCGTCGACCTCCCCGTGCACGGCGACACCCGCGGCTGGTTCAAGGAGAACTGGCAGCGCGAGAAGATGGTCGCCGCCGGTCTTCCGGACTTCGGCCCCGTGCAGAACAACATCTCGTTCAACGACGCGATTGGCACCACCCGCGGCATCCACGCCGAGCCGTGGGACAAGTGGGTCTCCGTCGCCACCGGCCGGATCTTCGGCGCCTGGGTCGACCTGCGGGCGGGCGAGACCTTCGGGCGCGTCTTCACGACGGAGATCGACCCGTCGCGCGCCATCCTCGTGCCGCGCGGCGTCGGCAACTCGTACCAGACGCTCGAAGCGGACACCGCCTACACCTACCTGGTGAACGACCATTGGTCGCCCGACGCGGCGTACTCCTTCCTGAACCTGGCCGACGAGACGGCGGCCATCGCGTGGCCGATCCCCCTCGACCGGGTCGAGATCTCTCCGAAGGACCGGGCGCATCCTCGACTGGCCGAGGTGACTCCGATCGGCCCGCGGAAGATCCTCGTCGTCGGGGCATCCGGTCAGCTCGGCCTGGCGCTGCGCAGGTCCTTCGGCGATGCGGATCACGTCGAGTACACGACCCGCGAGACGCTGGACCTCCGCGACCCCGGGCTGACCGGCGCACGGCGCTGGCGCGACTACGGAGCGATCATCAATGCGGCCGCTTACACGGCCGTCGACCGCGCCGAGACGGAGGGGGGCCGCGCGGAAGCCTGGGCGGCGAACGTCACCGGCGTGTCCGCGCTCGCCCGGGTCGCGACCGAGAACGGCCTCACGCTCGTGCACGTGTCCAGCGACTACGTGTTCGACGGCACGAAGGACGAGCCGTACACGGAGACGGACGGGGTGCGCCCGCTGGGGGTGTACGGCCAGACGAAGGCGGCTGGAGACGCGATCGTGGCGACCGTGCCCCGCCACTACATCCTGCGCACCTCCTGGGTGATCGGCGACGGTCACAACTTCGTGCGCACGATGGCCTCGCTGGCCGGGCGGGGCGTCGCCCCGCGTGTGGTGGGCGACCAGATCGGACGACTCACCTTCACGACCGACCTCGCGGAGGCCATCCGGCATCTGCTCGACGTGTCGGCGCCGTTCGGGCTCTACAACGTGACCGGGGGCGGCGAACCGCGCTCCTGGGCCGACATCGCACGCGCGGTCTACCGGCTGACCGGGCACGACCCGGCCGCGGTCACCTCGGTGACGACGGAGGAGTACTTCGCCGACCAGGCCGGACCGATCGCGCCGCGTCCGCGCAACAGCGTTCTGGACCTCGCCCGGATCACGGCCACCGCCTGGACGCCGCGGGACGCGGATGCGGCCCTCGCCGACTACCTGTCCGCAGACGCCTAG